Proteins encoded together in one Kitasatospora albolonga window:
- a CDS encoding phage tail protein, translating to MAGNNGSQIRVAGSGRILVAKAGATGPAAPAHTGDAWAAGWTELGYTTTDGIKFNKKDKIDPVDTWQSVSPARFIYSDRDLTVKFQLLQLNKDTLSFFMGGDAVTPVTAAGVTDTYQYKLAAEPKQDERQLGIEFKDGADVTYRFIIPRGQVTETEEIALTRTGSLKLGVTFTALAEENSSTLATWIMKDKAFGAA from the coding sequence ATGGCAGGCAACAACGGCAGTCAGATCCGTGTGGCCGGCAGTGGCCGGATTCTGGTCGCGAAGGCCGGTGCGACCGGTCCGGCGGCACCGGCCCACACCGGCGACGCGTGGGCCGCCGGCTGGACCGAGCTGGGCTACACCACCACCGACGGCATCAAGTTCAACAAGAAGGACAAGATCGACCCGGTCGACACCTGGCAGTCGGTGAGCCCGGCGCGGTTCATCTACTCGGACCGCGATCTGACGGTGAAGTTCCAGCTGCTCCAGCTGAACAAGGACACGCTGTCGTTCTTCATGGGCGGTGACGCCGTCACTCCGGTGACCGCGGCCGGTGTGACGGACACCTACCAGTACAAGCTGGCGGCCGAGCCGAAGCAGGACGAGCGCCAGCTCGGCATCGAGTTCAAGGACGGCGCCGATGTCACGTACCGCTTCATCATCCCGCGCGGTCAGGTCACCGAGACCGAGGAGATCGCCCTGACCCGTACGGGCTCGCTGAAGCTCGGGGTCACCTTCACTGCGCTGGCCGAGGAGAACAGCTCGACGCTGGCGACCTGGATCATGAAGGACAAGGCGTTCGGCGCCGCGTAG
- a CDS encoding 50S ribosomal protein L10, with amino-acid sequence MARPDKAAAVAELTDQFRSSNAAVLTEYRGLTVAQLKELRRSLGENAQYAVVKNTLTKIAANEAGIDALDDLFSGPTAVAFVTGDPVESAKGLRDFAKDNPNLIIKGGVLDGKALSADEIKKLADLESREVLLSKLAGAFKGKQTQAAQVFQALPSKFVRTAEALRAKKEEQGGAGTPAPAEAAE; translated from the coding sequence ATGGCAAGGCCCGACAAGGCTGCCGCGGTAGCCGAGCTGACGGACCAGTTCCGCAGCTCGAACGCCGCCGTGCTGACCGAGTACCGGGGTCTCACCGTGGCACAGCTCAAGGAGCTGCGCCGTTCGCTCGGTGAGAACGCCCAGTACGCCGTGGTGAAGAACACGCTGACCAAGATTGCGGCCAACGAGGCCGGGATCGACGCGCTGGACGACCTGTTCTCGGGTCCGACGGCGGTTGCCTTCGTCACCGGTGACCCGGTGGAGTCGGCGAAGGGTCTTCGTGACTTCGCCAAGGACAACCCCAACCTCATCATCAAGGGCGGTGTCCTTGACGGTAAGGCGCTGTCCGCCGATGAGATCAAGAAGCTCGCGGACCTCGAGTCCCGCGAGGTTCTGCTCTCCAAGCTGGCCGGTGCTTTCAAGGGCAAGCAGACGCAGGCGGCGCAGGTCTTCCAGGCCCTGCCCTCCAAGTTCGTCCGCACCGCGGAAGCTCTTCGCGCCAAGAAGGAAGAGCAGGGCGGTGCCGGTACTCCGGCTCCCGCCGAGGCCGCCGAGTAA
- a CDS encoding transcriptional regulator yields MTMSELERFASWVEDLIRQRGYDIDSPRGGGKSRLADDAGVHRAAITRLLQGQSMPDLETTRRLAHVLRVPVRDMLIRSGRLSEEDLPLPDLGGGAPGAAAPHRRLTLEEAAAGLGVPPDQWDMFIRVAAQFLPPADADSARSQAEYGSAAAVKGAGKG; encoded by the coding sequence ATGACCATGAGTGAGCTGGAGCGGTTCGCGAGCTGGGTCGAGGACCTGATCCGACAGCGTGGCTACGACATCGACAGTCCCCGCGGAGGGGGCAAGTCGCGTCTCGCCGACGACGCGGGTGTGCACCGCGCGGCCATCACCCGGCTGCTCCAGGGCCAGAGCATGCCGGACCTGGAGACGACCCGGCGGCTCGCGCACGTCCTGCGCGTCCCGGTGCGCGACATGCTGATCCGCTCGGGCCGCCTCTCCGAGGAGGATCTGCCGCTGCCGGACCTCGGGGGCGGCGCGCCAGGGGCCGCCGCGCCGCACCGCCGGCTGACCCTTGAGGAGGCTGCCGCCGGGCTCGGCGTCCCGCCCGATCAGTGGGACATGTTCATCAGGGTCGCGGCGCAGTTCCTGCCGCCCGCGGATGCGGACTCCGCGCGGAGCCAGGCCGAGTACGGTTCGGCCGCCGCCGTGAAGGGCGCGGGCAAGGGCTGA
- a CDS encoding DNA-directed RNA polymerase subunit beta', whose translation MLDVNFFDELRIGLATADDIRTWSHGEVKKPETINYRTLKPEKDGLFCEKIFGPTRDWECYCGKYKRVRFKGIICERCGVEVTRAKVRRERMGHIELAAPVTHIWYFKGVPSRLGYLLDLAPKDLEKVIYFAAYMITFVDEERRTRDLPSLEAHVSVERQQTENRRDADLEARAKKLETDLAELEAEGAKADVRRKVREGAEREMKQLRDRAQREIDRLDEVWSRFKNLKVQDLEGDELLYRELRDRFGTYFDGCMGAAALQKRLESFDLDEEAERLREIIRTGKGQKKTRALKRLKVVSAFLQTSNKPKGMVLDCVPVIPPDLRPMVQLDGGRFATSDLNDLYRRVINRNNRLKRLLDLGAPEIIVNNEKRMLQEAVDALFDNGRRGRPVTGPGNRPLKSLSDMLKGKQGRFRQNLLGKRVDYSARSVIVVGPQLKLHQCGLPKAMALELFKPFVMKRLVDLNHAQNIKSAKRMVERGRTVVYDVLEEVIAEHPVLLNRAPTLHRLGIQAFEPQLVEGKAIQIHPLVCTAFNADFDGDQMAVHLPLSAEAQAEARILMLSSNNILKPADGRPVTMPTQDMVLGLFFLTTDGQLRDTKGEGRAFGSTAEAIMAFDAGELALQSTVDIRFPVGTMPPRGWVPPVAEEGEPEYQPGDTFRLRTSLGRALFNELLPEDYPFVDYSVGKKQLSEIVNDLAERYPKVIVAATLDNLKAAGFHWATRSGVTVAISDVVVPEAKKAIVKGYEEQDEKVQKQYERGLITKDERTQELIAIWTKATNEVAEAMNANFPKTNPIFMMVDSGARGNMMQMRQIAGMRGLVSNAKNETIPRPIKASFREGLTVLEYFISTHGARKGLADTALRTADSGYLTRRLVDVSQDVIIREEDCGTDRGLKLKIAVKGADGVLRKTDDVETSVYARMLAEDVVVDGKVIAPANVDLGDVLIDALVGAGVEEVKTRSVLTCESAVGTCAFCYGRSLATGKLVDIGEAVGIIAAQSIGEPGTQLTMRTFHTGGVAGDDITQGLPRVVELFEARTPKGVAPISEAKGRVRIEETEKTKKIVVTPDDGSDETAFPISKRARLLVGEGDPVEVGQKLTVGATNPHDVLRILGQRAVQVHLVGEVQKVYNSQGVSIHDKHIEIIIRQMLRRVTIIESGDAELLPGELVERSKFETENRRVVTEGGHPASGRPQLMGITKASLATESWLSAASFQETTRVLTDAAINAKSDSLIGLKENVIIGKLIPAGTGLSRYRNIRVEPTEEAKAAMYSAVGYDDIDYSPFGTGSGQAVPLEDYDYGPYNQ comes from the coding sequence GTGCTCGACGTCAACTTCTTCGACGAGCTGCGGATCGGCCTTGCCACCGCGGACGACATCCGGACCTGGTCCCACGGCGAAGTGAAGAAGCCGGAGACCATCAACTACCGCACGCTCAAGCCCGAAAAGGACGGACTCTTCTGCGAGAAGATCTTCGGTCCGACCCGGGACTGGGAGTGCTACTGCGGCAAGTACAAGCGTGTCCGCTTCAAGGGCATCATCTGTGAGCGCTGCGGCGTCGAGGTCACTCGCGCCAAGGTGCGTCGTGAGCGGATGGGCCACATCGAGCTGGCCGCTCCCGTCACCCACATCTGGTACTTCAAGGGCGTTCCCTCGCGCCTCGGATACCTGCTGGACCTCGCGCCGAAGGACCTGGAAAAGGTCATCTACTTCGCCGCGTACATGATCACGTTCGTGGACGAGGAGCGTCGTACCCGCGACCTGCCGTCCCTGGAGGCGCACGTCTCCGTCGAGCGCCAGCAGACCGAGAACCGCCGCGACGCCGACCTGGAGGCCCGGGCCAAGAAGCTCGAGACCGACCTGGCCGAGCTGGAGGCCGAGGGCGCCAAGGCCGACGTACGCCGCAAGGTGCGCGAAGGTGCCGAGCGCGAGATGAAGCAGCTGCGCGACCGTGCGCAGCGCGAGATCGACCGCCTCGACGAGGTGTGGAGCCGCTTCAAGAACCTCAAGGTCCAGGACCTGGAGGGCGACGAGCTGCTCTACCGCGAGCTGCGTGACCGCTTCGGTACGTACTTCGACGGCTGCATGGGCGCCGCCGCGCTCCAGAAGCGCCTGGAGTCCTTCGACCTCGACGAGGAGGCCGAGCGCCTCCGCGAGATCATCCGCACCGGCAAGGGCCAGAAGAAGACCCGTGCGCTCAAGCGCCTCAAGGTCGTCTCCGCGTTCCTGCAGACCAGCAACAAGCCCAAGGGCATGGTGCTGGACTGCGTGCCGGTCATCCCGCCGGACCTGCGTCCGATGGTGCAGCTGGACGGTGGCCGCTTCGCGACCTCCGACCTGAACGACCTGTACCGCCGTGTGATCAACCGCAACAACCGCCTGAAGCGCCTTCTCGACCTCGGTGCCCCCGAGATCATCGTGAACAACGAGAAGCGCATGCTCCAGGAGGCCGTCGACGCGCTCTTCGACAACGGCCGTCGCGGCCGCCCGGTCACGGGCCCCGGCAACCGTCCGCTGAAGTCGCTGTCCGACATGCTCAAGGGCAAGCAGGGCCGCTTCCGTCAGAACCTCCTCGGCAAGCGTGTGGACTACTCCGCGCGTTCCGTGATCGTCGTCGGTCCGCAGCTCAAGCTGCACCAGTGCGGTCTGCCGAAGGCGATGGCGCTGGAGCTCTTCAAGCCGTTCGTGATGAAGCGCCTGGTCGACCTGAACCACGCGCAGAACATCAAGTCGGCCAAGCGCATGGTCGAGCGTGGCCGCACCGTCGTGTACGACGTCCTCGAAGAGGTCATCGCCGAGCACCCGGTGCTGCTGAACCGCGCGCCCACCCTGCACCGCCTCGGCATCCAGGCCTTCGAGCCGCAGCTGGTCGAGGGCAAGGCCATCCAGATCCACCCGCTCGTCTGCACCGCGTTCAACGCGGACTTCGACGGTGACCAGATGGCCGTGCACCTGCCGCTCTCCGCGGAGGCGCAGGCCGAGGCCCGCATCCTGATGCTGTCCTCGAACAACATCCTGAAGCCCGCCGACGGCCGCCCGGTCACGATGCCGACCCAGGACATGGTCCTCGGTCTGTTCTTCCTGACCACCGACGGCCAGCTCCGTGACACCAAGGGCGAGGGCCGCGCGTTCGGCTCCACGGCCGAGGCGATCATGGCGTTCGACGCCGGTGAGCTGGCGCTCCAGTCCACCGTCGACATCCGCTTCCCGGTCGGAACCATGCCGCCGCGCGGCTGGGTGCCGCCGGTCGCCGAGGAGGGCGAGCCCGAGTACCAGCCGGGCGACACCTTCCGGCTGCGCACCAGCCTGGGCCGCGCGCTCTTCAACGAGCTGCTGCCCGAGGACTACCCGTTCGTCGACTACTCGGTGGGCAAGAAGCAGCTCTCCGAGATCGTCAACGACCTGGCCGAGCGCTACCCCAAGGTCATCGTGGCGGCGACGCTCGACAACCTGAAGGCGGCGGGCTTCCACTGGGCGACCCGTTCGGGCGTCACCGTGGCCATCTCCGACGTCGTCGTGCCCGAGGCCAAGAAGGCCATCGTCAAGGGCTACGAGGAGCAGGACGAGAAGGTCCAGAAGCAGTACGAGCGCGGTCTGATCACCAAGGACGAGCGCACGCAGGAGCTCATCGCGATCTGGACCAAGGCGACCAACGAGGTCGCCGAGGCGATGAACGCGAACTTCCCCAAGACCAACCCCATCTTCATGATGGTTGACTCGGGTGCCCGAGGAAACATGATGCAGATGCGGCAGATCGCCGGTATGCGTGGTCTGGTGTCGAACGCGAAGAACGAGACCATCCCGCGTCCGATCAAGGCGTCCTTCCGTGAGGGCCTCACCGTTCTGGAGTACTTCATCTCCACGCACGGTGCCCGTAAGGGTCTGGCGGACACCGCCCTGCGTACCGCCGACTCGGGTTACCTGACCCGTCGTCTGGTGGACGTCTCGCAGGACGTGATCATCCGCGAGGAGGACTGCGGCACCGACCGCGGCCTGAAGCTGAAGATCGCCGTCAAGGGCGCCGACGGCGTGCTCCGCAAGACGGACGACGTCGAGACCTCGGTCTACGCCCGTATGCTCGCCGAGGACGTCGTGGTGGACGGCAAGGTCATCGCGCCTGCCAACGTCGACCTCGGTGACGTCCTGATCGACGCCCTGGTGGGCGCCGGAGTCGAGGAGGTCAAGACCCGCTCGGTCCTGACCTGTGAGTCCGCGGTCGGCACCTGTGCCTTCTGCTACGGACGCTCGCTCGCCACCGGCAAGCTGGTCGACATCGGTGAGGCGGTCGGCATCATCGCCGCCCAGTCCATCGGTGAGCCCGGCACCCAGCTGACGATGCGTACCTTCCACACCGGTGGTGTGGCCGGTGACGACATCACCCAGGGTCTGCCCCGAGTCGTCGAGCTCTTCGAAGCCCGTACGCCGAAGGGTGTCGCCCCGATCTCCGAGGCCAAGGGCCGCGTGCGGATCGAGGAGACCGAGAAGACCAAGAAGATCGTCGTCACCCCGGACGACGGCAGCGACGAGACGGCGTTCCCGATCTCGAAGCGTGCCCGTCTGCTCGTGGGCGAGGGCGACCCGGTCGAGGTGGGCCAGAAGCTCACCGTGGGTGCCACCAACCCGCACGACGTGCTGCGCATCCTCGGCCAGCGTGCGGTCCAGGTCCACCTGGTCGGCGAAGTCCAGAAGGTCTACAACTCGCAGGGCGTGTCGATCCACGACAAGCACATCGAGATCATCATCCGGCAGATGCTGCGCCGTGTGACGATCATCGAGTCCGGCGACGCGGAGCTGCTTCCGGGCGAGCTGGTCGAGCGGTCGAAGTTCGAGACCGAGAACCGTCGTGTGGTCACCGAGGGCGGTCACCCCGCCTCCGGCCGTCCGCAGCTGATGGGTATCACCAAGGCGTCGCTCGCCACCGAGTCGTGGCTGTCGGCGGCGTCCTTCCAGGAGACGACCAGGGTCCTGACCGACGCGGCGATCAACGCCAAGTCGGACTCCCTGATCGGCCTCAAGGAGAACGTCATCATCGGTAAGCTCATCCCGGCCGGTACGGGTCTCTCCCGCTACCGCAACATCCGGGTCGAGCCGACCGAGGAGGCCAAGGCCGCGATGTACTCGGCCGTCGGCTACGACGACATCGACTACTCGCCGTTCGGCACCGGCTCCGGCCAGGCCGTCCCGCTGGAGGACTACGACTACGGTCCGTACAACCAGTAA
- a CDS encoding N-acetylmuramoyl-L-alanine amidase gives MAAPLTADAFVRALRAEGVRVTEHTGWHSHNRNHKGAWGPVHGVMLHHTAGSSSVGYCRRGTSELPGPLCAGVVTKDGVVHLVGYGRTNHAGSGSSAVLAAVREELPLPAPGPDAVDGNARFYGFEIENLGSGRDPYPAPQLDAVERLSAALCRVHGWSAASVIGHKEWTRRKIDPSFSMAGMRNRVAGRLGARPGPGAPPVRDDAPFPGGAFFVPGHRDPLFTAVGRRLVAEGCGRYSVGPGPVWGAADRSSYAAWQRKLGYRGADADGTPGRASWQRLRVPRV, from the coding sequence ATGGCGGCACCTCTGACCGCCGACGCCTTCGTCCGTGCCCTGCGCGCCGAGGGGGTCCGTGTCACCGAACACACCGGCTGGCACAGTCACAACCGCAACCACAAGGGCGCCTGGGGGCCGGTCCACGGTGTGATGCTCCATCACACGGCCGGCTCCAGCAGCGTCGGCTACTGCCGCCGGGGCACGTCCGAGCTGCCCGGACCGCTCTGTGCCGGTGTCGTCACCAAGGACGGTGTGGTGCACCTGGTCGGCTACGGCCGCACCAACCATGCCGGCAGCGGCAGCTCCGCGGTGCTGGCCGCCGTACGAGAGGAGCTGCCGCTGCCCGCGCCGGGCCCGGACGCCGTCGATGGCAACGCCCGTTTCTACGGCTTCGAGATCGAGAACCTCGGCTCCGGCCGCGACCCTTACCCAGCACCCCAGCTCGACGCCGTGGAGCGGCTCTCGGCCGCGCTGTGCCGTGTGCACGGCTGGTCGGCGGCGAGCGTGATCGGCCACAAGGAGTGGACCCGGCGCAAGATCGATCCGTCGTTCTCCATGGCCGGGATGCGCAACCGGGTCGCCGGGCGGCTCGGCGCGCGCCCGGGGCCCGGCGCGCCGCCCGTGCGGGATGACGCGCCGTTCCCCGGCGGGGCCTTCTTCGTCCCCGGCCACCGGGACCCGCTCTTCACGGCGGTGGGCAGGCGGCTGGTGGCCGAGGGCTGCGGCCGGTACTCCGTCGGTCCGGGGCCGGTCTGGGGGGCGGCCGATCGCAGTTCCTACGCGGCCTGGCAGCGCAAGCTCGGTTACCGGGGCGCGGACGCCGACGGGACCCCGGGGCGGGCGAGCTGGCAGCGGCTCCGCGTCCCCCGGGTCTGA
- a CDS encoding 30S ribosomal protein S12 has translation MPTIQQLVRKGRQDKVEKNKTPALEGSPQRRGVCTRVFTTTPKKPNSALRKVARVRLTSGIEVTAYIPGEGHNLQEHSIVLVRGGRVKDLPGVRYKIIRGSLDTQGVKNRKQARSRYGAKKEK, from the coding sequence GTGCCTACGATCCAGCAGCTGGTCCGGAAGGGCCGGCAGGACAAGGTCGAGAAGAACAAGACGCCCGCGCTCGAGGGTTCGCCCCAGCGTCGCGGTGTCTGCACGCGTGTGTTCACGACCACCCCGAAGAAGCCGAACTCGGCCCTCCGTAAGGTCGCGCGTGTGCGTCTGACCTCCGGTATCGAGGTCACGGCCTACATCCCGGGTGAGGGACACAACCTGCAGGAGCACTCCATCGTGCTCGTGCGTGGTGGCCGTGTGAAGGACCTGCCGGGTGTTCGTTACAAGATCATCCGCGGTTCGCTCGACACCCAGGGTGTCAAGAACCGCAAGCAGGCCCGCAGCCGCTACGGCGCCAAGAAGGAGAAGTAA
- a CDS encoding DNA-directed RNA polymerase subunit beta has translation MAASRNASTANTNNGASTAPLRISFAKIKEPLEVPNLLALQTESFDWLLGNAAWKARVEAALDSGQDVPTKSGLEEIFEEISPIEDFSGSMSLTFRDHRFEPPKNSIEECKERDFTFAAPLFVTAEFTNNETGEIKSQTVFMGDFPLMTNKGTFVINGTERVVVSQLVRSPGVYFDSSIDKTSDKDIFSAKIIPSRGAWLEMEIDKRDMVGVRIDRKRKQSVTVLLKALGWSTEQILEEFGEYESMRATLEKDHTQGQDDALLDIYRKLRPGEPPTREAAQTLLENLYFNPKRYDLAKVGRYKVNKKLGADEPLDAGVLTTDDVIATIKYLVKLHAGETETIGESGREIVVETDDIDHFGNRRLRNVGELIQNQVRTGLARMERVVRERMTTQDVEAITPQTLINIRPVVASIKEFFGTSQLSQFMDQNNPLSGLTHKRRLSALGPGGLSRERAGFEVRDVHPSHYGRMCPIETPEGPNIGLIGSLASYGRVNAFGFIETPYRKVVDGQVTDDVDYITADEEDRFVIAQANATLSEELRFTEPRVLVRRRGGEVDYVPASEVDYMDVSPRQMVSVATAMIPFLEHDDANRALMGANMMRQAVPLIKSEAPLVGTGMEYRCATDAGDVLKAEKDGVVQEVSADYITVTNDDGTYTTYRIAKFMRSNQGTSVNQKVVVSEGDRIIADQVLADGPATENGEMALGKNLLVAFMPWEGHNYEDAIILSQRLVQDDVLSSIHIEEHEVDARDTKLGPEEITRDIPNVSEEVLADLDERGIIRIGAEVVAGDILVGKVTPKGETELTPEERLLRAIFGEKAREVRDTSLKVPHGEIGKVIGVRVFDREEGDELPPGVNQLVRVYVAQKRKITDGDKLAGRHGNKGVISKILPIEDMPFLEDGTPVDIILNPLGVPSRMNPGQVLEIHLGWLASRGWDVSGLGDEWAKRLQSIGADQVAPGTNVATPVFDGAREDEISGLFEATIPNRDGDRLVQPSGKAKLFDGRSGEPFPDPVSVGFMYILKLHHLVDDKLHARSTGPYSMITQQPLGGKAQFGGQRFGEMEVWALEAYGAAYALQELLTIKSDDVTGRVKVYEAIVKGENIPEPGIPESFKVLIKEMQSLCLNVEVLSSDGMSIEMRDTDEDVFRAAEELGIDLSRREPSSVEEV, from the coding sequence TTGGCCGCCTCGCGCAACGCCTCGACCGCGAATACGAACAACGGTGCCAGCACCGCCCCGCTGCGCATCTCCTTTGCAAAGATCAAGGAGCCCCTCGAGGTTCCGAACCTCCTCGCGCTGCAGACCGAGAGCTTTGACTGGCTCCTCGGCAATGCCGCCTGGAAGGCTCGCGTCGAGGCTGCTCTGGACAGTGGACAAGACGTCCCCACCAAGTCCGGCCTGGAGGAGATCTTCGAGGAGATCTCACCGATCGAGGACTTCTCCGGGTCGATGTCGCTCACGTTCCGCGACCACCGCTTCGAGCCCCCGAAGAACTCGATCGAGGAGTGCAAGGAGCGCGACTTCACGTTCGCCGCGCCGCTCTTCGTCACGGCCGAGTTCACCAACAACGAGACCGGCGAGATCAAGTCCCAGACGGTCTTCATGGGCGACTTCCCGCTCATGACCAACAAGGGCACCTTCGTCATCAACGGCACCGAGCGTGTCGTGGTGTCGCAGCTGGTCCGCTCGCCGGGTGTCTACTTCGACTCCTCCATCGACAAGACGTCCGACAAGGACATCTTCTCCGCCAAGATCATCCCCTCCCGGGGTGCCTGGCTGGAGATGGAGATCGACAAGCGCGACATGGTCGGTGTCCGCATCGACCGCAAGCGCAAGCAGTCCGTCACCGTCCTTCTCAAGGCGCTCGGCTGGAGCACCGAGCAGATCCTCGAGGAGTTCGGCGAGTACGAGTCCATGCGCGCCACCCTGGAGAAGGACCACACCCAGGGCCAGGACGACGCGCTGCTCGACATCTACCGCAAGCTGCGCCCGGGCGAGCCGCCCACCCGCGAGGCCGCTCAGACGCTGCTCGAGAACCTCTACTTCAACCCGAAGCGCTACGACCTCGCGAAGGTCGGCCGCTACAAGGTGAACAAGAAGCTCGGCGCCGATGAGCCGCTGGACGCCGGGGTGCTCACCACCGACGACGTCATCGCGACCATCAAGTACCTGGTCAAGCTGCACGCCGGTGAGACCGAGACGATCGGTGAGTCGGGCCGGGAGATCGTCGTCGAGACCGACGACATCGACCACTTCGGCAACCGCCGTCTGCGCAACGTCGGCGAGCTCATCCAGAACCAGGTCCGTACGGGCCTGGCGCGGATGGAGCGCGTCGTGCGCGAGCGCATGACGACCCAGGACGTCGAGGCGATCACGCCGCAGACCCTGATCAACATCCGGCCGGTCGTCGCCTCCATCAAGGAGTTCTTCGGCACCAGCCAGCTGTCGCAGTTCATGGACCAGAACAACCCGCTGTCGGGTCTCACCCACAAGCGCCGTCTCTCGGCGCTCGGCCCGGGTGGTCTCTCGCGTGAGCGGGCCGGCTTCGAGGTCCGTGACGTGCACCCGTCGCACTACGGGCGCATGTGTCCGATCGAGACCCCCGAAGGCCCGAACATCGGTCTGATCGGTTCGCTCGCCTCGTACGGCCGCGTCAACGCGTTCGGCTTCATCGAGACGCCGTACCGCAAGGTCGTCGACGGCCAGGTCACCGACGACGTCGACTACATCACCGCCGACGAGGAGGACCGCTTCGTCATCGCCCAGGCGAACGCGACCCTCTCCGAGGAGCTGCGCTTCACCGAGCCGCGTGTCCTGGTCCGCCGCCGCGGGGGAGAGGTCGACTACGTCCCCGCCTCCGAGGTGGACTACATGGACGTCTCGCCGCGCCAGATGGTGTCCGTCGCCACCGCGATGATCCCCTTCCTGGAGCACGACGACGCCAACCGTGCCCTCATGGGCGCGAACATGATGCGGCAGGCGGTGCCGCTGATCAAGTCGGAGGCCCCGCTCGTCGGCACCGGCATGGAGTACCGCTGCGCCACCGACGCCGGTGACGTCCTCAAGGCCGAGAAGGACGGTGTGGTCCAGGAGGTCTCCGCGGACTACATCACCGTCACGAACGACGACGGCACGTACACCACGTACCGCATCGCCAAGTTCATGCGCTCCAACCAGGGCACCTCGGTCAACCAGAAGGTCGTCGTCTCCGAGGGCGACCGGATCATCGCCGACCAGGTGCTGGCCGACGGCCCGGCCACCGAGAACGGTGAGATGGCCCTCGGCAAGAACCTCCTCGTGGCGTTCATGCCGTGGGAGGGTCACAACTACGAGGACGCGATCATCCTGTCGCAGCGCCTCGTGCAGGACGACGTCCTCTCCTCGATCCACATCGAGGAGCACGAGGTCGACGCCCGTGACACCAAGCTCGGCCCCGAGGAGATCACCCGGGACATCCCGAACGTCTCCGAGGAGGTCCTCGCCGACCTCGACGAGCGCGGCATCATCCGGATCGGTGCCGAGGTCGTCGCCGGTGACATCCTCGTCGGCAAGGTCACGCCCAAGGGTGAGACCGAGCTGACGCCCGAGGAGCGCCTGCTCCGCGCGATCTTCGGTGAGAAGGCGCGCGAGGTGCGCGACACCTCGCTGAAGGTGCCGCACGGTGAGATCGGCAAGGTCATCGGCGTCCGCGTCTTCGACCGCGAAGAGGGCGACGAGCTGCCGCCGGGCGTGAACCAGCTGGTCCGCGTCTACGTTGCGCAGAAGCGCAAGATCACCGACGGTGACAAGCTCGCCGGCCGTCACGGCAACAAGGGCGTCATCTCCAAGATCCTGCCGATCGAGGACATGCCGTTCCTGGAGGACGGCACCCCGGTCGACATCATCCTCAACCCGCTGGGTGTCCCGTCCCGAATGAACCCGGGACAGGTCCTGGAGATCCACCTCGGCTGGCTCGCCAGCCGCGGCTGGGACGTCTCCGGCCTCGGTGACGAGTGGGCCAAGCGCCTGCAGTCCATCGGCGCCGACCAGGTCGCCCCCGGCACCAACGTCGCCACGCCCGTCTTCGACGGTGCGCGCGAGGACGAGATCTCCGGTCTCTTCGAGGCCACGATCCCCAACCGCGACGGCGACCGCCTGGTCCAGCCCTCCGGCAAGGCCAAGCTGTTCGACGGCCGCTCCGGCGAGCCATTCCCGGACCCGGTCTCGGTCGGGTTCATGTACATCCTCAAGCTCCACCACCTGGTCGACGACAAGCTGCACGCGCGTTCGACCGGTCCGTACTCCATGATCACCCAGCAGCCGCTGGGTGGTAAGGCCCAGTTCGGTGGACAGCGCTTCGGTGAGATGGAGGTGTGGGCACTGGAGGCGTACGGCGCCGCCTACGCCCTCCAGGAGCTGCTGACGATCAAGTCCGACGACGTCACCGGCCGCGTGAAGGTCTACGAGGCCATCGTCAAGGGCGAGAACATCCCCGAGCCCGGCATCCCCGAGTCCTTCAAGGTGCTCATCAAGGAAATGCAGTCGCTCTGCCTCAACGTGGAGGTGCTCTCCTCGGACGGCATGTCCATCGAGATGCGCGACACGGACGAGGACGTCTTCCGCGCGGCGGAGGAGCTCGGTATCGACCTGTCCCGGCGCGAGCCGAGCAGCGTCGAAGAGGTCTGA
- a CDS encoding 50S ribosomal protein L7/L12 has translation MAKLSQEDLLAQFEEMTLIELSEFVKAFEEKFDVTAAAAVAVAGPAGPGAVAEAVEEKDEFDVILTGAGEKKIQVIKVVRELTSLGLKEAKDLVDGTPKPVLEKVAKEAAEKAAESLKAAGASVEVK, from the coding sequence ATGGCGAAGCTGTCCCAGGAAGACCTGCTCGCGCAGTTCGAGGAGATGACCCTCATCGAGCTCTCCGAGTTCGTGAAGGCGTTCGAGGAGAAGTTCGACGTCACCGCCGCCGCGGCCGTCGCCGTCGCCGGTCCGGCCGGCCCGGGCGCCGTTGCCGAGGCCGTCGAGGAGAAGGACGAGTTCGACGTCATCCTCACCGGCGCCGGCGAGAAGAAGATCCAGGTCATCAAGGTCGTGCGTGAGCTGACCTCGCTGGGTCTGAAGGAGGCCAAGGACCTCGTCGACGGCACCCCGAAGCCGGTCCTCGAGAAGGTCGCCAAGGAGGCCGCCGAGAAGGCTGCCGAGTCCCTCAAGGCCGCCGGCGCTTCCGTCGAGGTCAAGTAA